Below is a window of Procambarus clarkii isolate CNS0578487 chromosome 43, FALCON_Pclarkii_2.0, whole genome shotgun sequence DNA.
accttctcaatgttttattcagacccttccatctgtaaccccttcagtatcccATGTACTTCCTCTCTGttcttgctattccattcctgcctattggatccttcctgttctttgatgcctacaactaccactgatctttttctttcgagcagctgactggtgcaccttactgcttcctgtgaggtagctgcttgcatggctacctacgtcactgtgtccattgcttctgagctctttctcagtatttccacAAATGTTTCAGATACAGAGGTATTTCCTTCCAATGCACAATTTCCATCTTCCCTCTGGATGATTATTTGATGCTCAGTCTTATTATTTTTCtccgtgagggatttgatctcctctgctactgtcagctcactttgcaggttattaattgttttctttatttcatgcgtctccttcctgaattcctcccaAACTTGagctaacatttccttcattgGGTCACTTTGACTTTTccttgtgtccctggtgtgtcctCCATCCAAATGATACCATCTAACAAATGatatcatctcccaaatgataccgtgTAACGAAgatcagttacaaggtatcatttgggagatgaaatacttcaagagtaagagagagagagagaaagacctgggggttgatatcatgccagacctgttccctaaagcccatatcaagaagataacatcagcggcatatgcctggttggccaacataagaacggcctttagaaactagtgtaaggaataattcagaactttgtataccacatatgtcagaccaattctggaatatgtggctccagcatggagtccatatctagtcaagcattagactaagctggaaaattttcaaaggtttgccactagactggtACCCGAATAGAGGCGTATGAGCtatgagagactacgggaattaaacctcacgtcactgggagacataaGAGTTAGAGgggtcatgatcaccacatacaagattctcagaggaactgataaggtagataaagacagactatttaacaccagagacacacacactagggaacacaggtggaaactgagtgcccaaataagccatagagacataagaaagaattttttcagtgtcagagtagaagacatatggaatttattaggaagtgatgtggtggaggctgactccatacacagtttcaaatgtagatatgatagagcccagtaggctcaggaacctgtacaccagttgattgacagttgagaggcggaaccagaaagccgaagctcaacccccaaaagcacaactaggtaagtacacatacacacacacacacatccctccccAGGATGTAGGCAGTCATAACAGGGTCATCAAGTGAAATAAAACTTTGCcagtttgtttctgcctcggatgGGAATCGTAACCGAACCCTTAGGCCTATGACCTCCTAGCGCTGTCCACTAGGCCtcgcatgtgtatgtgtgtgtgtgtgtgtgtgtgtgtgtgtgtgtgtgtgtgtgtgtgtgtgtggacaccacaacaacaccaatgCCATGCTTAAATAGCCGGAGTGACACCCTGCTGACACACGAAGTAATAAGTCGCAGAGCAACTAATATTTACAAGGCGCATTCTATCAGTAACCTCGCTCACACGATAAAGTTGGACACAGTCATATGAGGTAGATCTAGGTGAGGCGGGATCCCAGTAAGAGGCTTCCAGACGCATTGGTGTTCCATCTACCCATGTCCAGTAATCTTGGTGGTTCTGGTCAGTGCCGCCCACCCAGAGGAAGTTTAGTCCTGTTGAAGTTAAAGTTAATATAGAAGGCGGCTGTACCGTGAAAGGGTGGGGTAGGAGACATTATGGGAGATCAGTAGATAATATATGATAGCATACCTATAGGAGAAGGACGAGTAACCCTAATAATAGACATGCACTGTAGATGTGAAGAGATTAAAGCTCTTAACTGCAGTGGGTTCACCGGCTACGTCAGAGGAGTCATAATAGTGATCTGAGTAATTGTTGTGGCAGTAATTCATGACCCGCCTACAACAGCAAGGGATATAGGCAGAATATTTTGGTAAAAATATATCTTATCATTTGAGTGGGGGAATTTATTAGCAGCCAGGATGAGTAGAAAATGCATAATTGTGGTGTATTTCAGTCACTGTAGAATGGAATGGAAGACTGCAGAGTGGAGTTTGGACACCAAGGCTACTGAATACCATTGCAAGAAACTTTCCTATTAAGCTTGTTGGATGAGTAGAGATAAATAGCCCATGCTTAGTTAAATATTCACCAGAATAAATGTAATATTAGAGCGGTTGAATATGACAACCCTTCAGTAGACAATAATGACAGCATTCTTAAATTTTAGTACAATGTGTAAAAAACTAAAGGACAGGGGAAGGAGAGTGATATATTTAGACACAACACAAGTGAGTATGAGAATAAGATCATTTTCACCAAGACTAAAATGTTCAGCACAACAGACAATAAACCACAATATTGAGGAGAGCATATTAAAGGGGGTTGGATATGTTGAACGAAAGGACGATAGTAGAGTGGCTGTAACGGTCTAAACTGTAAacagctctctctctcatttcttcttatttttccccctcccttctcccccctccccaccgggTATCCAATGTCTTGGGACAGGATGAAGCCTAGGGTCTCATCTATCAATTCTTGAGTCAGGTGCCAGTCTTGTTGTGCTGGCACTCTCCCATCCCTCTCCCCCCGTCCAACATCTACCCATAGATCTCATATATCCTACGGGTGTTGTCACAAAGAGGCCTAGTTAAAAtgattggctttaaaccttgttaCGGACTCGTCGCTCTTGTCAGGGTGTTGAGTGGCAGTTCCAGTGCCATTTATGAGTCCGCACCCGAACTGCCCGGGAATCGTACGTAAtatggacaatgccatctggtggtggcggtCTAAAACTTGCAAATggctaaagattcctgccttggttaGCCAGAAGGGTCGTTGTgaatgacctctggtgaggtgacgcatcaagaccagcgccacctagtgcacaatgtcaactccctagtgggttagtggtatttcctagttcaCCAGTATCGGCAAggtcattgatgacgtttttgtgtccacagaggtgacgtctgggggcagCGGTACTGGAGACGGCAGTTCATCTTGGGCAGTCCACAGTCTCCCTACAGGGTCCTGGAAACGACcaagtaagccgccgccgatgaagcagtgtggtagctgctaGTGATTTAGTGTTGAAAAGATCGGCGTACCTTTGGGACTGGCTTAGGGGAGAGACTGACGACAGGGAGTTGCCTGTTGAATAGTGgtgctagctggtcgctagagactgctgccaggggatcgctacccctgtattgtgaccccgctcagcgtgtggctgaggtactctgccagcgagtagctggagagcggtcgtgggggtacaggcacctcatgacactctcggtgggctggcccacgtacacgtgaactcgccggtgttcttcccagtaaggttggatacgctactggacagtgaagaaatacTGGGGATTGATGAACTCTGCACGTGAACACGTTTGATATCCTGAGCGAAAGGATTGTACATAGGTTTAGTAATAGCCTATCTGttctatatatattatttatggtgacggtgtacatatatatacttaacggtggtggaaagatattaaatacattgacgaaaggaacagtgttttgttcatcccctctttttttatgcactacatagccactttcttgaaagcatactaccaacttggggtcggatactatcattttggttctaccatcaaagaacccggttgcgacccatagtggccgtaacaaacCTAGATAGGCGGAGTTTGGAGAGCCAGAGAAAATGTGCGGGGTGGGGTCACGAGGCCTACCTTGGGACAGTTAACCAAATTTTGAGTTAGTGTGATCTGGAGTGAGGAAGTGGTAACAACAGGTCTGCGAGGCCAACACCATCGCGCTGTAGGTTGCAGGGAGAAGGTAACGTTGCTTGTCAGTTATGTACACAGTGATATCCCCCAACCATTGCCTCTAGAAATAGGAACTTATACTAGGATTTTTAATTTTCCATGTgaagtaattataaaataaagAAGTTTAAGTGTTTCCGGTTTTTAGTAAATTTTTCCCCGCCATATTATTTTAAATTCTAAAGAACCTAACATGCTGTTCGAACCTTTCCCTGTAATCCTGCATTTTCCTATTGGATCATAGTATACTCCATTGTCTTTAGTAATTAATGAAATAGTTTCTAGAATTATTCCCAAGTAATTAAATTCCAAAGTTTCTAAGTCATTAAGGATTAAATATTACTGGACTCTGTCTTCCACTGAGGGCCAGTCATACTCATATCATAATTCCTGCTGTTGTTTATATTTGTCCAGTCATAACTCCTGCTGTTTATATTTGTCCAGTCATAACTCCTGCTGTTGTTTATATTTGTCCAGTCATAACTCCTGCTGTTGTTTATATTTGTCCAGTCATAACCCAACTTGTATATATTTGTCCAGTCATAACCCAACTTGTATATATTTGTCCAGTCATAACCCAACTTGTATATATTTGTCCAGTCATAACCCAACTTGTATATATTTGTCCAGTCATAACCCAACTTGTATATATTTGTCCAGTCATAACCCAACTTGTATATATTTGTCCAGTCGAAAATCTCTGTTGTTATATTTTTCCAGCCACAACCAATGctgttgtatatatttatttattcgtaaCCATCTTCAGATTTTATATTTGTCCAGTTATAACCCCTTTTTCTTGTTTATATTTGATCAGTCATAACCCCCTGCTGTTGAAATTAAAGTTTCGGAACATTCCTTCTTTGGCTATATTTAGTTTGGGGCTCTTTAAGTGTTGTGTGTAACCTTAACTCTGTAATGTTGTGTGTAACCTTAACTCTGTAATGTTGTGTGTAACCTTAACTCTGTAATGTTGTGTGTAACCTTAACTCTGTAATGTTGTGTGTAACCTTAACTCTGTAATGTTGTGTGTAACCTTAACTCTGTAATGTTGTGTGTAACCTTAACTCTGTAATGTTGTGTGTAACCTTAACTCTGTAATGTTGTGTGTAACCTTAACTCTGTAATGTTGTGTGTAACCTTAACACAGTAATGTTGTGTGTAACCTTAACTCTGTAATGTTGTGTGTAACCTTAACACAGTAATGTTGTGTGTAACCTTAACACTGTAATGTTGTGTGTAACCTTAACACTGCAATGTTGTGTGTAACCTTAACTCTGTAATGTTGTGTGTAACCTTAACTCTGTAATGTTGTGTGTAACCTTAACACAGTAATGTTGTGTGTAACCTTAACACTGTAATGTTGTGTGTAACCTTAACACTGCAATGTTGTGTGTAACCTTAACACTGTAATGCTCCTGATTACTTTATTTTTTGCGAAGAAAAATTTCTCTAAATTTGTTATATCTGATGGGTTCAGAACAACCTGATCACAACAGCTCAGACTATTTCTGACAAGTTTGTTAATAAAAGTTATCTACAGTTAGTTTCACTGGTATAATAATCTCATCTAATCACTGGTATAATTCACTGGTCTGTTTTCTCCAAGTTCTAATTTTTCGAGATTTATATTTTCTAGTTAAATGATATTTGGTGCAAATTATTCTTGTTTTCTTAAGTAATATTCTATCTGTTTATGTCGGTGAATTTCTAGGTCATTTCTTCCAGGAGTTTGTATGTGAATCACAACACAAatgtttgtatttatttatttcaaatgCTTCAACTACATAATTTATTGATTTTGACAGATCTTTGCAAAAAACGTTAAGACATATGTCTATatcaattatattttattatctaTAGTTCACTGTCAATGTTCTCTAAAAGTTCTTAACGTTAAATTTTATCTCTGTGGCAAATCTGTTTATGAAACCAAAACCATTTTAATGTTAGCATGTCGGTAGAGGACTGTATGCTAGTTTTATCTTAGTGTTTAGCTTCGTTCTTCGCTTTATCGTCTCGttcagctgtgtgtggtggtgttgggggtgtgctgTGTACattactggtgggtgtagtggtgttgctgaGGTGTGTAGAAGTGTGTGGTGGTTTAGGGGTGTGATGTGTACattactggtgggtgtagtggtgttgctgaggtgtgtagcagtgtgtggtggtttAGGGGTGTGATGTGTACattactggtgggtgtagtggtgttgctgaGGTGTGTAGCAGTGTATGGTGGTTTAGGGGTGTGATGTGTACattactggtgggtgtagtggtgttgctgaggtgtgtagcagtgtgtggtggtttAGGGGTGTGATGTGTACattactggtgggtgtagtgaggaTCCTGAAGGGTGTAACAAGATCCGTTTAACTCCTaggtattgctaggtaacaggaacatcagggtgaaggaaaccctGCCAATTTGTTTTGACgccggctgccgggatcgaacccgggtccctaggtccacgagtctagaacgCTAACACTCGGCCAGTcagccctcgtgtgtgtgtgtgtactcacctaattgtgcttgcgggggttgagctctggctctttggtcccgcctctcaaccgtcaatcaactggtgtacagattcctgagcctactgggctctatcatatctacattttaaactgtgtatggagtcagcctccaccacatcacttcctagtgcattccatgtactaactactctgacactgaaaaagttctttctaacgtctctgtggctcatttgggtactcagcttccacctgtgtccccttgttctcgtcccaccagtgttgaatagttcatccttgtttacccggtcgattcccctgaggattttgtaggttgtggtcatgtccccccttactcttctgtcttccagtgtcgtaaggtgcatttcccgcagcctttcctcataactcatgcctcttagttctgggactagtctagtagcatacctttggactttttccagcttcgtcttgtgcttgacaaggtacgggttccatgctggggccgcatactccaggattggtcttacatatgttgtgtacaagattctgaatgattccttacccaggttcctgaacgccgttctgatgttagccagcctcacatatgccgcagacattattctctttatgtgggcttcaggagacaggtttggtgtgatatcaactcctagatctttctctctgtctgtttcattaagtacttcatctcctattctgtatcctgtgtctggcctcctgtttccaccgcctagtttcattactttgcatttactcgggttgaactttaacagccatttgttggaccattcactttgtctaggtcattttgtagcctcctacaatcatcctctgtttcaatcctcctcataatttttgcatcataagcaaacattgagagaaacgagtctatgccctctgggagatcatttacatatatcagaaacagtataggtccaaggactgatccctgcgggactccacttgtaccgtctcgtcaatctgagacctcacccctcacattgactcgttgtctcctgttgcttatatTGGTACTtctgtatccaatggagtaccttccctttcacttcagcctgcatctccagctttttcactagcctcttgtgtggtactgtatcaaaggctttctggcaatccaaaactatgcagtctacccagccttctctttcttgcctgatttttgttgcctggtcatagaattcaagtaaccctgtggtgcaggacctgccatccctgaacccacgtTGATGCTgttttacaaagttctttcgttccagatgttccacttgctttctttgcacaatcttctccatcagcttgcatggtatgcaggttagggacactggcctgtagttcagtgcttcctgtctatccccctttcttgtatatcgggactacgttagctgctttccaaatttctggcagttcccctgttgccagtgatttgttatacactatggagagtggcaggcacagttcttctgttccttcctttagtatccaaggggagattccatttggggctatagcctttgtcacatccaactctagtaaacacttccttacttccccgctggtaatctcaaactcttccagtggttcctggttagctattcccacacttgcctctggaatttctccttgctctaaggtgaagacctcctggacttTCTTTTCCAGTTCCTCAAACACTAACttttcatttgtagtgaatccttctgcccctaaccttaatttcataacctgttcctttactgttgtttttctcctgatgtgcctgtgcaagcaatttaggctgagtctttgccttgcttgcgatgtcattttcgtattgtctttctgcctctcttctcatcttgacatattcattcctggcactctggtgtcTTTCTCTGCTctgaagtgtcctgttattcctatagtttctccacgcctatttactttgctgcttagctagtctacatctctgattaaaccatgggtttctcattttcatttcactgttttccttttggagtgggacaaacttgtttgctgcttccttgcacttctacgtgatgtagtccatcgtgCCTTggcccgtcttttccctgagctctgtttcccatggtgtgtttttgtgtgtgtgtgtgtgtgtgtgtgtgtgtgtgtgtgtgtgtgtgtgtgtgtgtgtgtgtgtgtgtgtgtgtgtgtgtgtgtgtgtgtgagtgtgtgtgtgtgtgtgtgtgtgagtgtgtgtgtgtgtgtgggtgagtgggtgtgtATACCACAACAGCACCAATGCCATGTCTAAATAGCCGGGGTGACACCCTGCTGACACACGAAGGAATTTCTCACATTGCAAATAATATTTATAATGCGCACTCGAACAATAACCTCGGTCACAAGATCAAGACGAGCACAGTCATATGAGGTAGATCTAGGTGAGGCGGGATCCCAGTAAGAGGCTTCCAGACGCATTGGTGTTCCATCTACCCACGTCCAGTAATCTTCGTGGTTCTGGTCAGTGCCGCCCACCCAGAGGAAGTTTAGTCCTGTTGAAGTTAAAGTTAATATAGAAGGCGGCTGTACCGTGAAGGGGTGGGGTAGGAGACATTATGGGATATCAGTAGATAATATATGATAGCATACCTATAGGAGAAGGACGAGTAACCCTAATGATAGACATGCACTGTAGATGTGAAGAGATTAAAGCTCTTAACTGCAGTGGGTTCACCGGCTACGTCAGAGGAGTCATAATAGTGATCTGAGTAATTGTTGTGGCAGTAATTCATGACCCGCCTACAACAGCAAGGGATATAGGCAGAATATTTTGGTAAAAATATATCTTATCATTTGAGTGGGGAAATTTATTAGCAGCCAGGATGAGTAGAAAATGCATAATTGTAGGGTATTTCAGTCACTGTAGAATGGAATGGAAGACATTAAACCACTGCAGAGTGGAGTTTGGACACCAAG
It encodes the following:
- the LOC138349997 gene encoding hepatic lectin-like isoform X2, with translation MFVVALLVIGLLTQVEVGTASCTDPFIQLGEGCYYFIEGIETWSSARAICQILGDDVDLAVFDTLPDDYTHIASHILSKGLNFLWVGGTDQNHQDYWTWVDGTPMRLEASYWDPASPRSTSYDCVQLYRVSEVTDRMRLVNISCSATYYFVCQQGVTPAI
- the LOC138349997 gene encoding C-type lectin domain family 4 member C-like isoform X1, with amino-acid sequence MFVVALLVIGLLTQVEVGTASCTDPFIQLGEGCYYFIEGIETWSSARAICQILGDDVDLAVFDTLPDDYTHIASHILSKGLNFLWVGGTDQNHEDYWTWVDGTPMRLEASYWDPASPRSTSYDCARLDLVTEVIVRVRIINIICNVRNSFVCQQGVTPAI